The following are from one region of the Phormidium sp. PBR-2020 genome:
- the hisE gene encoding phosphoribosyl-ATP diphosphatase, with protein sequence MPDPLQNLFSTICDRRDNPSEQSYTCKLLAGGDNKILKKIGEEAAEVVMACKDDDPDAIASEVADLLYHTLVAMAHHNVDVDAVYQHLEARRR encoded by the coding sequence ATGCCTGATCCTCTCCAAAACCTCTTTTCCACCATCTGCGATCGCCGCGACAATCCCAGCGAGCAATCCTATACCTGTAAACTCCTCGCCGGGGGAGACAACAAGATTTTGAAGAAAATCGGTGAAGAAGCCGCCGAAGTGGTCATGGCCTGTAAAGACGATGACCCCGATGCGATCGCCTCAGAAGTTGCCGATTTGCTCTACCATACCCTTGTCGCAATGGCGCATCATAATGTAGATGTCGATGCGGTCTATCAGCACCTCGAAGCCCGCCGACGCTAA
- a CDS encoding sodium:proton antiporter, producing the protein MSLEVTASEALIQNNLEKFLLVLSVSLTVATLSRTVSWMRQIPYTLLLVIVGVFLAFEDVRLVNLSPELILEIFLPPLLFEAGWNLHWKNLKQDLIPVTLFAIIGVMISIFGMAWLLATFTAIPLPVCLLVGASLSATDPVSVIALFRELGVGERLTILMEGESLFNDGVAVVAFGLLVGLATGSQEFSLQATISNFAVFVGVGVGVGSAIGFGISYLTQRFDLPLVEQSLTLVAAYGTYVITENLGGSGVIAVVTTGVILGNFGSRIGMNPRTRLLVTEFWEFIAFFVNSIVFLLIGDRVQFDSLQESLIPIGIAIGGLLLTRAIGIFGLGSFSNLTAKSGIKTSELTVLWWGGLRGSVSIALALSVPVMLPEREEVIGIVFGVVLFTLLVQGLTTKSLLQNLSLLDENSRKQEYAEVVARRAALERVLQHLQQQEARSDIPQDFYDYQTSLIQGELTQLQEQLKQLQKEDPDLKDYASQMLKDQLLAIEADTYAEFVKSGQLSEELAPFLQGNL; encoded by the coding sequence ATGTCTCTCGAAGTGACAGCGAGCGAAGCTCTCATCCAAAATAACTTAGAGAAATTTCTCTTAGTGCTGTCCGTCTCCCTCACCGTCGCCACCCTGTCGCGAACTGTTAGCTGGATGCGGCAGATCCCCTACACCCTATTATTGGTCATCGTTGGGGTCTTCCTCGCCTTTGAAGATGTCCGTTTGGTGAATTTGTCGCCAGAACTCATTTTGGAGATTTTCCTGCCCCCCTTGCTCTTTGAAGCCGGTTGGAACCTCCATTGGAAAAACCTCAAACAGGACTTAATCCCCGTTACCCTGTTTGCCATTATCGGAGTCATGATCTCCATCTTTGGCATGGCTTGGCTGCTGGCCACCTTTACGGCGATTCCCCTGCCGGTTTGCCTATTAGTCGGTGCCAGTCTCTCAGCAACTGATCCCGTTTCTGTGATTGCCCTGTTTCGGGAGTTGGGGGTTGGCGAACGACTCACCATCCTCATGGAAGGGGAAAGCCTCTTCAACGATGGGGTGGCCGTTGTCGCCTTTGGACTTCTCGTGGGGTTAGCCACAGGAAGTCAGGAGTTCTCCCTGCAAGCCACGATTTCCAACTTTGCCGTATTTGTCGGCGTTGGGGTGGGGGTTGGCAGTGCCATTGGCTTTGGGATTTCCTATCTCACCCAACGTTTTGATTTGCCCTTAGTCGAACAGTCTCTGACGCTAGTGGCCGCCTACGGAACCTATGTCATCACGGAAAACCTCGGCGGTTCCGGGGTGATTGCCGTGGTGACAACAGGGGTGATTTTAGGCAACTTTGGCTCCCGGATTGGCATGAATCCCCGAACTCGCCTGTTGGTGACGGAGTTTTGGGAATTTATCGCCTTTTTCGTCAACTCCATTGTCTTCTTGTTGATTGGCGATCGCGTCCAATTCGACAGCCTCCAGGAAAGCCTAATTCCCATCGGCATTGCCATTGGTGGGTTATTACTTACCCGGGCGATCGGTATTTTTGGCCTAGGCAGTTTCAGTAACCTCACCGCCAAATCCGGCATTAAAACATCAGAATTAACCGTCTTGTGGTGGGGAGGCCTGCGGGGTTCCGTCTCCATCGCCTTGGCCTTGAGCGTTCCCGTCATGCTTCCGGAACGGGAAGAAGTCATCGGGATTGTCTTCGGTGTGGTGTTATTTACCCTGCTGGTTCAAGGCTTAACCACCAAATCCCTACTTCAGAATCTCTCCCTGCTCGACGAAAACTCTCGCAAACAGGAGTATGCTGAAGTTGTGGCCCGTCGTGCCGCCCTAGAACGGGTCTTGCAGCATCTGCAACAGCAAGAGGCTCGCTCTGATATCCCCCAAGACTTTTACGACTACCAGACGTCTCTGATTCAAGGAGAACTCACTCAGTTGCAAGAACAACTCAAGCAACTTCAGAAAGAAGATCCCGACTTGAAAGACTATGCCAGTCAAATGCTCAAGGATCAACTCCTAGCCATTGAAGCTGATACCTACGCCGAGTTTGTCAAATCGGGGCAATTGAGTGAAGAACTGGCCCCCTTCTTGCAGGGAAACCTCTAG